One window from the genome of Aeromonas sp. FDAARGOS 1405 encodes:
- a CDS encoding YeeE/YedE thiosulfate transporter family protein: MNRKWSLPIVAIAGGALLWLGNTFGMKWALMALIGFGFGFTLSFSRFGIVFGWREMLTKRNSYYVRVHLLTIAIEILLFTCFLSFSHALFGDAMVGNVMAIGIPFIVGAFLFGIGMQLAGVCATGTLYCCGEGQPRFWLVLLCYGIGTLISNQFRPELEATFSSHVVLAKDLTGNIWSGMLLNLALVAALFLLFRKSELKRTGELKPLFSGGNLFWRDGRFTVLTGGIIIAILNSTVVALHGSAWTITGAVYDMALRGASLFGLFEGHPKLAQPLFINPMVGMFWLGILGAMLARCISGGGTFAPMRLGNSLASIIGGLLMGMGAMYSACNLGGFFDGTASGSLHGWVWMLMALAGSLIGIRLRPLFKL, from the coding sequence ATGAATCGAAAATGGTCGCTCCCCATCGTGGCAATCGCGGGGGGAGCGTTACTCTGGCTCGGCAACACCTTTGGTATGAAATGGGCTTTGATGGCCCTGATCGGATTCGGCTTCGGCTTCACCCTCTCCTTCAGCCGCTTCGGTATCGTGTTCGGTTGGCGCGAGATGCTGACCAAGCGCAACAGCTACTATGTGCGGGTTCACCTGCTTACCATCGCCATCGAAATTCTGCTGTTCACCTGCTTCCTCTCCTTTAGCCACGCCCTGTTTGGCGATGCCATGGTGGGCAACGTGATGGCCATCGGCATTCCCTTCATCGTCGGCGCCTTCCTGTTCGGCATCGGCATGCAGCTGGCAGGCGTCTGCGCCACCGGCACCCTCTACTGCTGCGGCGAGGGGCAACCCCGCTTCTGGCTGGTGCTGCTCTGCTACGGCATCGGCACCCTGATCAGCAACCAGTTCCGCCCCGAACTGGAGGCCACCTTCTCCAGCCATGTGGTGCTGGCCAAGGATTTGACCGGCAATATCTGGAGCGGCATGCTGCTCAACCTGGCGCTGGTCGCCGCGCTGTTCCTGCTGTTTCGCAAGAGCGAGCTCAAACGTACCGGCGAGCTCAAGCCCCTCTTCAGCGGCGGCAACCTGTTCTGGCGCGATGGCCGCTTCACCGTGCTGACCGGCGGCATCATCATCGCCATACTCAACTCCACTGTCGTCGCCCTGCACGGCTCGGCCTGGACCATCACCGGCGCCGTCTATGACATGGCGCTGCGCGGTGCCTCCCTGTTCGGCCTGTTCGAGGGCCACCCCAAGCTGGCCCAACCGCTCTTCATCAACCCCATGGTTGGCATGTTCTGGCTCGGCATTCTGGGGGCCATGCTGGCGCGCTGCATCAGCGGTGGCGGCACCTTCGCCCCGATGCGGCTCGGCAACAGCCTGGCCTCCATCATCGGCGGCCTGCTGATGGGGATGGGCGCCATGTACAGCGCCTGCAACCTCGGCGGCTTCTTCGACGGTACCGCCTCAGGCAGCCTGCACGGCTGGGTCTGGATGCTGATGGCCCTCGCCGGCAGCCTGATCGGCATCCGCCTGCGCCCGCTGTTCAAGCTATAA
- a CDS encoding aspartate aminotransferase family protein, with the protein MKPISDINTPSDMSAFWMPFTANQQFKAAPRILKSAEGMYYHSEDGRKILDGTAGLWCCNAGHGRREIAEAVSQQISHLDFAPTFQMGHPLPFELANRLVEIAPKGFGHVFYTNSGSESVDTALKIALAWQRARGQGTRTRLIGRERGYHGVGFGGISVGGIPGNRKWFGSLLTGVDHLPHTLNIAKNAFTKGLPEEDVALADELEKIVFLHDASNIAAVIVEPIAGSTGVLMPPKGYLKRLREICTKHGILLIFDEVITGFGRLGSPFAAQEFDVIPDMITCAKGLTNGAIPMGAVLVQKHIYDDMMAAGKGAIELFHGYTYSGHPVAAAAGLATLEIYRNENLLSRAADLAGYWEEAAHSLKGCKHVKDVRNYGLVAGIELESMPDALGKRAYEVFVRCFEKGALIRVTGDIIALSPPLIIERSQIDDLFTLLQDALQAQP; encoded by the coding sequence ATGAAACCGATCAGCGACATCAATACGCCCTCCGACATGTCCGCCTTCTGGATGCCGTTCACCGCCAACCAGCAGTTCAAGGCGGCGCCGCGTATCCTGAAGTCGGCAGAGGGGATGTATTATCACTCAGAGGATGGCCGCAAGATACTGGATGGCACAGCCGGACTCTGGTGTTGCAACGCGGGCCATGGTCGGCGCGAGATTGCCGAGGCGGTCTCCCAGCAGATTTCCCACCTCGATTTTGCCCCCACTTTCCAGATGGGCCACCCCCTGCCGTTTGAGCTGGCCAACCGGCTGGTGGAGATCGCCCCCAAGGGGTTTGGCCACGTCTTCTATACCAACTCAGGTTCCGAGTCGGTCGATACCGCGCTCAAGATTGCGCTGGCCTGGCAGCGGGCTCGCGGTCAGGGCACCCGCACCCGGCTGATTGGCCGCGAGCGTGGCTATCACGGGGTCGGCTTTGGCGGCATCTCTGTGGGGGGGATTCCCGGCAACCGCAAGTGGTTCGGCTCCCTGCTGACCGGGGTGGATCATCTGCCCCATACCCTCAACATCGCCAAAAACGCCTTCACCAAAGGGCTGCCCGAGGAGGATGTGGCGCTGGCCGACGAGCTGGAGAAGATCGTCTTTCTACACGATGCCAGCAATATCGCGGCGGTGATCGTCGAACCCATCGCTGGCAGTACCGGCGTGCTGATGCCCCCCAAAGGCTACCTCAAGCGGCTGCGGGAGATCTGTACCAAGCATGGCATCCTGCTGATTTTTGACGAGGTGATCACCGGTTTCGGCCGCCTCGGTTCCCCCTTCGCCGCGCAGGAGTTCGATGTCATTCCCGACATGATCACCTGCGCCAAGGGGCTCACCAACGGCGCCATCCCCATGGGGGCGGTGCTGGTGCAGAAGCACATTTATGACGACATGATGGCGGCAGGCAAGGGGGCCATCGAGCTGTTCCACGGCTACACCTACTCCGGCCATCCGGTGGCTGCGGCTGCGGGGCTCGCGACCCTCGAGATCTATCGCAACGAGAACCTGCTCAGCCGTGCCGCCGATCTGGCGGGCTACTGGGAGGAGGCGGCCCATTCGCTGAAGGGCTGCAAGCATGTGAAGGATGTACGCAACTACGGGCTGGTGGCGGGTATCGAGCTGGAGTCCATGCCGGATGCACTGGGCAAACGCGCCTACGAGGTGTTCGTGCGCTGCTTCGAGAAGGGGGCGCTGATCAGGGTGACCGGCGACATCATCGCCCTGTCGCCACCCCTTATCATCGAGCGCAGTCAGATCGACGATCTCTTCACCCTGCTGCAGGATGCCCTGCAGGCACAACCCTAA
- a CDS encoding cupin domain-containing protein, translating to MDIGHRLKAVRTKAALSQRELAKRSGVTNGFISQIEKNQVSPSVASLRKVLEGIPMSLASFFTEETEMGTEVIFRAADMPDLGTHPISYRLVGHSRANRAIGMLQEVLPPGADTGDDMLSHEGEECGIVIKGEVEVTVGEQIYLLGAGDGYYFDSRTPHRFRNSGEQECVLISANTPASF from the coding sequence ATGGATATCGGTCACCGCCTCAAGGCGGTTCGCACCAAGGCAGCCCTCTCCCAGCGCGAGCTGGCCAAGCGCTCCGGTGTGACCAACGGATTTATCTCCCAGATCGAGAAAAATCAGGTGAGCCCCTCTGTCGCCTCCCTGCGCAAGGTGCTGGAAGGCATCCCCATGTCGCTGGCCAGCTTCTTCACTGAAGAGACCGAAATGGGCACCGAAGTGATCTTCCGCGCCGCCGATATGCCGGATCTCGGCACGCATCCCATCAGCTACCGGCTGGTCGGGCACAGCCGAGCCAACCGCGCCATCGGCATGTTGCAGGAGGTGCTGCCACCTGGCGCCGACACCGGCGACGACATGCTGAGCCACGAGGGTGAAGAGTGCGGCATCGTCATCAAGGGCGAGGTTGAAGTGACCGTGGGCGAGCAGATCTACCTGCTGGGCGCCGGGGATGGCTACTACTTCGACAGCCGCACCCCCCACCGCTTTCGCAATAGCGGCGAGCAGGAGTGCGTGCTGATTTCGGCCAACACCCCCGCCAGTTTCTGA
- the rarD gene encoding EamA family transporter RarD, which yields MPQQIQRQGVIYALCAYTLWGIAPIYFKTISAVPAAEILTHRMIWSCVLLMVLTLAGRQWHKVQAVLRQPKVLLTLAFTSVTVGGNWLLFIWAINNGHMLDASLGYYINPLFNVLLGMVFLNEKLRRLQWWAVALAFAGVAIQLIAFGSLPWIALVLASSFAIYGLVRKKLALDALTGLLIETMIMLPPAAIYLWGFADSPTSHLTQNDWHLNLLLIAAGAVTTAPLLCFTAAATRLKLSTLGFFQYIGPSLMFILAVTLYGEELAMDKALTFACIWSALLIFTLDGLRNGKRPAATSNIKLSKSNP from the coding sequence ATGCCGCAACAGATCCAGCGTCAGGGCGTCATCTACGCCCTGTGCGCCTATACCCTTTGGGGCATAGCCCCCATCTATTTCAAGACCATCTCTGCCGTTCCGGCCGCCGAAATCCTGACCCACCGGATGATTTGGTCCTGCGTGCTGCTGATGGTACTGACCCTGGCAGGCCGTCAGTGGCACAAGGTGCAGGCGGTGCTGCGCCAGCCAAAAGTGTTGCTCACCCTGGCGTTTACATCGGTTACCGTCGGCGGCAACTGGCTGCTGTTCATCTGGGCCATCAACAACGGCCATATGCTGGATGCCAGCCTCGGCTACTACATCAACCCGCTGTTCAACGTACTGTTGGGAATGGTGTTTCTGAACGAGAAGCTGCGCCGCCTGCAGTGGTGGGCGGTGGCGCTGGCCTTTGCCGGGGTGGCGATCCAGCTTATCGCCTTTGGCTCCTTGCCCTGGATTGCGCTGGTGCTGGCGTCGAGCTTCGCCATCTATGGTCTGGTGCGCAAAAAGCTGGCCCTCGATGCACTTACCGGCCTGCTGATCGAAACCATGATCATGCTGCCACCGGCAGCCATCTATCTGTGGGGATTTGCCGACAGCCCCACCAGCCACCTCACCCAGAATGACTGGCACCTCAACCTGCTGCTGATCGCTGCAGGCGCCGTCACCACAGCCCCCCTGCTCTGTTTCACCGCCGCTGCGACCCGGCTCAAGCTATCCACCCTGGGCTTCTTCCAGTACATAGGCCCCAGCCTGATGTTCATCCTCGCGGTCACTCTCTACGGCGAGGAGCTGGCAATGGACAAGGCTCTCACTTTCGCCTGTATCTGGAGCGCACTGCTGATCTTCACGCTCGATGGGCTGCGCAACGGCAAGCGCCCCGCTGCAACGAGCAATATAAAGCTTTCAAAATCAAATCCGTAG
- a CDS encoding aldehyde dehydrogenase — translation MSDLTLAQWQHKAAHLTLPSQAFINGSYRDAVNGATFDCINPANGKLLTKVAACDAADAELAVQAARDAFNDKRWSGLPPKQRKQIMQRFAELMRLNKVELALLESLDMGKPIGDAMGYDAPAAANCIAWNAEAIDKIYDQVAPVEESALALVTREALGVVAAIVPWNFPLVMACWKLGPALATGNSVILKPSEKSPLTALRIAGLAKEAGIPDGVFNVLPGFGHTVGEALAMHMDVDCITFTGSTKIGKHLVECSGKSNLKRAFMECGGKSPNIILADAPDLDAAAKSAAGAIFYNQGEVCTAASRLLVQNSIKPQFMERLLAHAREWISSNPLDPATRIGAMVDHIQMEQVLRYIEIGKQEGAKLLLGGNRTNMESGGFYIEPTIFDDVTPQMRIFREEIFGPVLAVTGFDTLEEAIALSNDTDYGLAAAIWTADLNKAVKGSRALRAGTVFVNNWDGGDMTMPFGGFKQSGNGRDKSLHALEKYTELKSTWIQLE, via the coding sequence ATGAGTGACCTGACCCTGGCCCAGTGGCAACACAAGGCCGCCCATCTGACCCTGCCCTCGCAAGCCTTTATCAACGGCAGCTATCGGGATGCCGTCAATGGCGCCACCTTCGATTGCATCAACCCGGCCAATGGCAAGCTGCTGACCAAGGTGGCTGCCTGCGATGCCGCCGATGCCGAACTGGCGGTACAGGCTGCCCGTGACGCCTTCAACGACAAGCGTTGGAGCGGCCTGCCACCGAAACAGCGCAAACAGATCATGCAGCGCTTCGCCGAGCTGATGCGCCTCAACAAGGTGGAGCTGGCGCTGCTGGAGTCGCTGGATATGGGCAAACCCATCGGCGATGCCATGGGCTATGACGCCCCCGCCGCCGCCAACTGCATCGCCTGGAACGCCGAAGCGATCGACAAGATCTACGATCAGGTCGCCCCGGTGGAGGAGTCAGCACTGGCGCTGGTGACCCGCGAAGCGCTCGGGGTGGTTGCCGCCATCGTGCCCTGGAACTTCCCGCTGGTGATGGCCTGCTGGAAGCTGGGCCCGGCGCTCGCTACCGGCAACTCGGTCATTCTCAAACCTTCCGAGAAATCCCCCCTGACCGCCCTGCGTATCGCCGGTCTGGCCAAGGAGGCGGGTATTCCGGACGGCGTGTTCAATGTGCTGCCGGGCTTTGGCCACACCGTGGGCGAGGCGCTGGCCATGCATATGGATGTGGACTGCATCACCTTCACCGGCTCCACCAAGATCGGTAAACATCTGGTGGAGTGTTCCGGCAAGTCCAACCTCAAGCGAGCCTTTATGGAGTGCGGCGGCAAGAGCCCCAACATCATACTGGCCGACGCACCGGATCTGGACGCAGCGGCCAAGAGCGCAGCTGGCGCCATCTTCTACAACCAGGGCGAGGTGTGCACCGCAGCCTCCCGCCTGCTGGTGCAAAACAGCATCAAGCCGCAATTTATGGAGCGACTGCTGGCCCATGCCCGCGAGTGGATCTCGAGCAACCCGCTCGACCCTGCGACCCGCATCGGCGCCATGGTGGATCACATCCAGATGGAGCAGGTGCTGCGCTATATCGAGATTGGCAAGCAGGAGGGGGCCAAACTGCTGCTGGGCGGCAACCGCACCAATATGGAGAGTGGCGGCTTCTATATCGAACCCACCATTTTCGACGACGTGACCCCGCAGATGCGCATCTTCCGCGAGGAGATCTTCGGCCCTGTGCTGGCGGTGACCGGCTTCGATACGCTGGAAGAGGCCATTGCGCTGAGTAACGACACCGACTACGGCCTGGCCGCGGCGATCTGGACGGCGGATCTCAACAAGGCGGTGAAAGGCTCCCGCGCCCTGCGCGCCGGTACCGTGTTCGTAAACAACTGGGACGGTGGCGACATGACCATGCCGTTTGGCGGCTTCAAACAGTCCGGCAACGGTCGCGACAAGTCACTTCATGCGCTGGAGAAGTACACCGAGCTGAAAAGCACCTGGATTCAGCTGGAATAA